A genomic window from Planococcus rifietoensis includes:
- a CDS encoding HesB/IscA family protein, translating to MMITDEAKNYIQSILEEQQTENLRLYAVAGCCGPQIGLSLDAPEQTDELIDVNGIRVAVAPDAKEMAEELALDFDTQGEQGGLVMIGAPTGC from the coding sequence ATGATGATTACCGATGAAGCTAAGAACTATATCCAGTCCATTCTGGAAGAACAGCAAACAGAAAACTTGCGCCTTTATGCAGTCGCCGGCTGCTGCGGCCCGCAAATCGGCTTGTCGCTCGATGCACCCGAACAAACGGATGAACTCATCGATGTGAACGGCATCCGTGTAGCGGTCGCGCCGGACGCAAAAGAAATGGCAGAGGAGCTCGCCTTGGATTTTGATACACAAGGCGAGCAAGGCGGCCTGGTCATGATCGGTGCGCCGACTGGCTGTTGA
- a CDS encoding protein-tyrosine phosphatase family protein — MSEAYQQLVKDRIFIGGAADAKTAVENEGIDVVFDLRAEAGDNDESYTRIHAPIVDDSKEHQDESIQEAVDGVVTAYEEGKKVFFHCAGGSNRTGTVAIGTLLALGEAKTVEEAEQMATNVRPIISVKPELKESLHRIFPQA; from the coding sequence ATGAGTGAAGCATACCAGCAATTAGTGAAAGACCGCATTTTCATCGGCGGCGCAGCAGATGCGAAAACAGCAGTTGAAAATGAAGGCATCGACGTCGTCTTCGATTTGCGCGCAGAAGCAGGAGACAACGATGAAAGCTATACACGCATCCATGCACCGATTGTCGACGATTCTAAAGAACATCAGGATGAGTCGATACAAGAAGCGGTGGACGGGGTTGTCACTGCGTACGAAGAAGGCAAGAAAGTCTTTTTCCACTGCGCAGGGGGCAGCAATCGCACTGGTACTGTCGCAATCGGCACTTTGCTTGCATTAGGTGAAGCGAAGACGGTTGAAGAAGCCGAACAAATGGCGACGAACGTACGGCCGATCATCAGCGTGAAGCCGGAATTGAAAGAATCGCTGCACCGCATTTTTCCGCAAGCCTAG
- the arsA gene encoding arsenical pump-driving ATPase, with amino-acid sequence MYSLFNPNQMAVTPFLFFTGKGGVGKTSTACATAVALADQGKKVLLVSTDPASNLQDVLEVQLTNDPKSIPSVANLSACNIDPEQAAKAYKESVIGPYRGKLPDAVLATMEEQLSGACTVEIAAFDEFSHLLADEEILAQYDHVLFDTAPTGHTLRLLQLPTAWSGFLEDSTHGASCLGPLAGLEGKKALYKKAVDSLSDGDKTTLILVARPDNSSLLEADRASFELKEIGIKNQWLIVNGLLQTHQPEDAVSTAFYKRQRAAIEQTPEALKQVMAYSLPYVSYSLTGVENLRHLFSSYSITSFETEEGGDPLDLPGLNSVIDDFSEHNTRVIFTMGKGGVGKTSVASAIAVGLSEKGYKVHLTTTDPAAHLAYTFEGSGIRDNLSISSINPDIEVARYKETVIEQAGGGMTEEELAYLKEDLESPCTEEIALFQAFAKVVEKSENEIVVIDTAPTGHTLLLLDSTEAYHKEMSRSTGDVPDSVKKLLPRLRNPKETGVVIVTLAEATPVLEAARLEEDLKRAGIEPKWWVINQSLYATNTADAVLRGRAISEKKWIRKVDAELAEKCAIIPWLEEEKIGYDQLKEFIL; translated from the coding sequence ATGTATTCATTGTTCAATCCGAATCAAATGGCCGTCACTCCGTTTCTGTTTTTCACCGGTAAAGGCGGTGTCGGAAAAACTTCGACTGCGTGTGCCACAGCTGTCGCCTTAGCTGATCAGGGCAAGAAGGTATTACTCGTCAGCACCGATCCTGCTTCTAATTTGCAAGACGTGCTGGAAGTCCAACTGACAAATGATCCGAAATCCATTCCGTCCGTCGCGAATTTGTCCGCCTGCAATATCGACCCGGAACAAGCGGCCAAAGCTTATAAAGAGAGTGTCATCGGCCCTTATCGCGGCAAATTGCCGGATGCGGTGCTCGCAACGATGGAAGAGCAATTATCCGGAGCTTGCACGGTGGAAATCGCGGCGTTCGATGAGTTTTCGCATTTGCTGGCAGATGAAGAGATTTTAGCGCAATACGACCATGTGCTGTTCGATACGGCACCGACCGGCCATACGCTGCGTCTTTTGCAATTGCCGACGGCGTGGAGCGGCTTTTTGGAAGATAGCACACACGGCGCATCATGTCTCGGCCCGCTCGCTGGGCTAGAAGGCAAAAAGGCGCTGTACAAAAAAGCGGTGGATTCGCTGTCCGATGGCGATAAAACGACCTTGATTTTGGTTGCGCGCCCCGACAATTCCTCTTTGCTCGAGGCAGACCGTGCATCATTTGAATTAAAAGAAATCGGCATTAAAAACCAATGGCTCATCGTCAACGGGCTGCTTCAGACGCATCAGCCGGAAGACGCGGTCTCTACGGCATTCTACAAGCGGCAACGTGCGGCGATTGAACAGACACCTGAAGCGTTGAAGCAAGTGATGGCTTATTCGTTGCCATACGTTTCTTATTCGCTTACGGGTGTCGAAAACTTGCGCCATCTGTTCAGTTCATACTCAATCACTTCGTTCGAAACGGAAGAAGGGGGAGATCCGCTCGACTTGCCGGGATTGAACAGCGTCATCGATGACTTTTCCGAACACAATACGCGCGTCATTTTCACGATGGGCAAAGGCGGCGTCGGCAAAACTTCCGTTGCATCCGCCATCGCAGTCGGCTTATCCGAAAAAGGCTATAAAGTCCATTTGACGACGACCGACCCAGCAGCTCACTTGGCGTATACGTTTGAAGGAAGCGGCATACGCGACAATTTGTCCATCAGCAGCATCAATCCAGACATCGAAGTGGCGCGTTATAAAGAAACCGTCATTGAACAGGCAGGCGGCGGGATGACCGAGGAAGAGCTCGCTTATTTGAAAGAAGACCTGGAATCGCCGTGCACCGAAGAAATCGCGTTGTTCCAAGCCTTCGCCAAAGTAGTGGAGAAATCCGAGAACGAAATCGTCGTTATCGATACTGCGCCGACGGGTCATACTTTATTGCTGCTCGATTCGACAGAAGCCTATCATAAGGAAATGAGCCGCTCGACCGGTGATGTGCCGGACAGTGTGAAAAAACTATTGCCGCGCCTGCGCAATCCAAAAGAAACAGGCGTCGTCATCGTCACCTTGGCGGAAGCGACGCCGGTGTTGGAAGCGGCGCGTCTCGAAGAAGACTTAAAGCGTGCCGGGATTGAGCCGAAATGGTGGGTCATTAACCAAAGCCTTTATGCTACAAATACAGCAGATGCTGTATTGAGGGGACGCGCGATCTCCGAGAAAAAGTGGATTCGCAAAGTTGACGCAGAACTGGCCGAGAAATGCGCCATCATTCCTTGGCTCGAAGAAGAGAAAATTGGATATGACCAATTGAAAGAATTCATTTTATAA
- the arsD gene encoding arsenite efflux transporter metallochaperone ArsD: protein MKKVEIFDPAMCCSTGVCGPTVDPELTRIASAVYSLEKKGFAISRHNLTDDPGAFVDNRQVNQVLVDKGPDALPVVLVNGEVVKIAEYPTTEELAEWFETAPSELQEKPRVRVSLNINN from the coding sequence ATGAAAAAGGTAGAAATTTTCGATCCGGCGATGTGCTGTTCGACGGGTGTTTGCGGCCCTACTGTGGACCCGGAACTGACGCGCATCGCGTCGGCTGTGTATTCACTCGAGAAAAAGGGCTTTGCGATTTCACGCCATAATTTGACGGATGATCCTGGTGCGTTTGTGGACAATAGACAAGTCAATCAAGTGCTGGTCGATAAAGGGCCGGACGCGTTGCCGGTCGTGCTGGTCAACGGAGAAGTCGTAAAGATTGCCGAATACCCGACAACAGAAGAATTGGCAGAGTGGTTCGAGACCGCACCGTCTGAATTGCAGGAAAAGCCGCGCGTGCGCGTGTCACTGAACATCAACAACTAA
- the arsC gene encoding arsenate reductase (thioredoxin): MTKKTLYFLCTGNSCRSQMAEGWGKEILGDEWQVLSAGIEAHGLNPNAVKAMNEVNIDISNQTSDVIDTEILNNADFVVTLCGDAADKCPMTPPHVKRDHWGFTDPAKAQGTEEEKWKVFQSVRDDIEARIRHFAATGE; the protein is encoded by the coding sequence ATGACGAAAAAAACATTGTACTTTTTATGCACGGGCAATTCATGCCGCAGCCAAATGGCGGAAGGCTGGGGGAAAGAAATTTTGGGCGATGAGTGGCAAGTATTGAGTGCCGGAATCGAAGCGCATGGCTTGAACCCGAACGCCGTAAAAGCGATGAATGAAGTGAATATCGATATTTCGAATCAAACATCTGATGTCATCGACACTGAAATTTTAAACAATGCGGATTTTGTGGTGACGCTTTGCGGCGATGCGGCAGATAAATGCCCAATGACGCCGCCTCATGTAAAACGCGACCACTGGGGCTTTACGGATCCGGCGAAAGCGCAAGGTACCGAAGAAGAGAAATGGAAAGTGTTCCAATCGGTACGCGATGACATCGAAGCGCGCATCCGCCATTTCGCTGCAACTGGTGAGTAA
- a CDS encoding ArsR/SmtB family transcription factor has translation MEVKAREIEIDKASMVLKLLGDKTRLSMVKLLEKNDCCVCEFVEIFNVSQSAISQHLRKLRDLGLVKEKRKGQWIFYSLNQDSELYDMLIQVLAFIPSQDERIERLVEQGLRIRCE, from the coding sequence ATGGAAGTGAAAGCGCGCGAAATAGAAATTGACAAAGCGAGCATGGTGCTGAAGCTATTGGGCGATAAGACGAGATTGTCGATGGTCAAATTGCTCGAAAAAAACGATTGCTGCGTCTGTGAATTTGTGGAAATCTTCAACGTCAGCCAGTCGGCGATCAGCCAGCACTTGCGTAAATTACGGGATCTTGGGTTGGTGAAAGAAAAACGCAAGGGGCAATGGATTTTCTATTCATTGAACCAGGACAGTGAATTATACGACATGCTCATACAAGTCTTGGCATTCATTCCAAGCCAGGATGAGCGCATCGAGAGATTGGTGGAGCAGGGACTGCGCATTCGTTGTGAGTAA